The following proteins are encoded in a genomic region of Oncorhynchus kisutch isolate 150728-3 linkage group LG6, Okis_V2, whole genome shotgun sequence:
- the LOC109886968 gene encoding Golgi SNAP receptor complex member 2 isoform X1: METLYHQTNKQIQEVQSLMGRLENTDRQSVHLLENELQARIDQIFSHLERLEILTSKEPLNRRQNAKLRVDQLKYDVQHLQTALRNFQHRRYSRETQDREREELMSRTFTTNDADTSIPIDETLQLNSNLNNAHRGMDDLLGSGSSILTGLRDQRGTLKGGEEMVFLVEAAVGLLLSGRLVIRWAGREKQLRDRPGGQNGWVWFLRQPLPNQGPTRRCWMWPTCWVCPTR; encoded by the exons ATGGAAACATTGTACCATCAAACAAATAA GCAAATACAGGAGGTGCAGTCCCTCATGGGACGCCTGGAGAACACAGATCGTCAGTCTGTCCACT TGTTGGAGAACGAGCTGCAGGCCAGAATCGACCAGATCTTCAGCCATTTGGAACGTCTGGAAATCCTGACTAGCAAAGAACCGCTAAACCGGCGTCAGAACGCCAAACT GCGGGTAGACCAGCTGAAGTATGATGTTCAGCACCTCCAGACGGCGCTGAGGAACTTCCAGCACCGGCGCTACTCACGAGAGACCCAGGACCGAGAGAGGGAGGAGCTCATGAGTCGTACCTTCACCACCAAC GATGCAGACACCTCCATCCCCATAGACGAGACGTTGCAGTTAAACTCCAACCTGAACAACGCACACAGAGGCATGGACGACCTCCTGGGCAGCGGCAGCAGCATCCTCACCGGACTCCGGGACCAGAGGGGGACGCTCAAG ggaggagaagagatggtgTTCCTGGTGGAGGCTGCTGTGGGCCTCCTGTTATCAGGGCGTCTGGTGATCAGATGGGCTGGCCGTGAGAAACAGCTGAGGGACAGACCGGGAGGACAGAATGGCTGGGTGTGGTTCCTCAGACAGCCTCTCCCTAATCA GGGACCCACAAGAAGATGCTGGATGTGGCCAACATGTTGGGTCTGTCCAACACGGTGA
- the LOC109886968 gene encoding Golgi SNAP receptor complex member 2 isoform X2 yields the protein METLYHQTNKQIQEVQSLMGRLENTDRQSVHLLENELQARIDQIFSHLERLEILTSKEPLNRRQNAKLRVDQLKYDVQHLQTALRNFQHRRYSRETQDREREELMSRTFTTNDADTSIPIDETLQLNSNLNNAHRGMDDLLGSGSSILTGLRDQRGTLKGTHKKMLDVANMLGLSNTVMRLIEKRATQDKFIMIGGMLLTCVVMFLVVKYLG from the exons ATGGAAACATTGTACCATCAAACAAATAA GCAAATACAGGAGGTGCAGTCCCTCATGGGACGCCTGGAGAACACAGATCGTCAGTCTGTCCACT TGTTGGAGAACGAGCTGCAGGCCAGAATCGACCAGATCTTCAGCCATTTGGAACGTCTGGAAATCCTGACTAGCAAAGAACCGCTAAACCGGCGTCAGAACGCCAAACT GCGGGTAGACCAGCTGAAGTATGATGTTCAGCACCTCCAGACGGCGCTGAGGAACTTCCAGCACCGGCGCTACTCACGAGAGACCCAGGACCGAGAGAGGGAGGAGCTCATGAGTCGTACCTTCACCACCAAC GATGCAGACACCTCCATCCCCATAGACGAGACGTTGCAGTTAAACTCCAACCTGAACAACGCACACAGAGGCATGGACGACCTCCTGGGCAGCGGCAGCAGCATCCTCACCGGACTCCGGGACCAGAGGGGGACGCTCAAG GGGACCCACAAGAAGATGCTGGATGTGGCCAACATGTTGGGTCTGTCCAACACGGTGATGAGGCTGATCGAGAAGAGGGCCACCCAGGATAAGTTCATCATGATTGGAGGGATGCTGCTCACCTGTGTGGTCATGTTCCTGGTGGTCAAGTACCTGGGCTGA
- the LOC109886967 gene encoding LOW QUALITY PROTEIN: G patch domain-containing protein 8-like (The sequence of the model RefSeq protein was modified relative to this genomic sequence to represent the inferred CDS: inserted 2 bases in 1 codon), with protein sequence MSHGGGGGDDLVVVLYVFVTRAHGKSFSYYWNVFGLFLLCSVCQDNIGHRLLQKHGWKLGQGLGKTMQGRTDPVPIILKYDVMGMGRMEMELDVAEDATEKRKVLEVEKEVTEELQQKYKDQVEKEKAIAKALEDLRANFYCELCEKQYQKHQEFDNHINSYDHAHKQRLKELKQREFARNVSSRSRKGGKKQEKMLRRLHELAEQRKQQNRTPGSGPMFKPTTVAVDGEKGEEGSAVTPEYVPPADTAMEGLSVEEKSSGGQASPKPAPTVSFSLGKSSSSPAGASKVSVSFSFAKKPPVKLETVAAVFAKLHQDDEEEGGQEEGGEKAAGQEETSGCSTESPKGGGGGNGTAGPEEEEDQQEEQLHQEQPEQEEEDDGASLASTLNKLKMMMKKEEGWAGQEPEYYHYIPPTHCRVKPRFQFLVFMKATDQCEIREQEEDEEEKEEKVVAEVSEQTQPKATECKSEEPERTPAAPVTEPSPTPTVTEPTPTPTSPKLKTEEVSASFTDPPPTTAPTLEPDNKQEAPLPVPEPNLGPKIPTGPFFLVLSKDESTTLQWPSELLDFTKAQPALSYSCNPLYFDFKLSRNKGARAGRAAKSSKPAGEGAEKKNNPEAAAAVNEGNAAATTTPGPSTDNTGKEQPSLKIEGSQGETEEQKLQSSTSGAKKKKKKKKHKKSGKGSKRKEKEKGAVVDGDAETEILGERTKKKKKHKRKKSKNKGEEGEEGGGGGDKEKPKEDKAVAATVSSAPPAPTGTEPGKRKRPAKEALQKSGAEEGGAGKGSDEAKPSEEHNGTKRLKTDPSAPPSASCSSSAQKSPGPGRPPSSESEEEGGGGSASRSSRRRSTPREGRRHQSEDSGRSRSHSSRRGDGRGSSRRRHRGQASRSQSDSSSSERSSSAYSRRSRSYSDSYSDDSDGGRHRRHSKRSSDSEYDRRGSGGRRRSRRRHYSSSSSEDSRSRSRSHSRRKRHQRRHRSSSRSSSSRSRSSSARSWRRSYSRSHSSASRSSSSTKGSPHRGRGGHRGRADSATRRRDFNRSCIYRSQSPRSASSRAPNRNSSSQSQRAGGSREGGGDQRNSSSHFTARQLLDKIQSRKGSDVPTTGTKTGAKIKDPPSGYFGPKLPPALGNKSMLPLFGKLQAGKKFPAIPLTRPDGGEKSSAGKGSDAGAEVILMEPIREFPPPPPPQPAHKKVEETVVVVQEARHLTLDARVLHETRPLFHQEPSMLMPPYQGEPGQDPSQNPMMEPLMPDMQQQPPPMHAYPNYPPPSLDEEDMGMEAEEDGLAPLESQPITFTPEEMEKYGKLQQAAQQHIQQQLLAKHIKTFPSAAAAQAAANMAAAANHLQPAPPPPPAXQMIQIHQPAVSAASATSLTTVQHLIQQHHAAQAAAMGIHPHGPHPHPQLAQVHHIPQHHLTPISLSHLGHSLGHTLGHQLGVGHAGLIPAHHTAFLSGQPIHIIPASALHHHSPLALHHIPHSSLYPTLFAPRHTNAAAAAALQLHPFLHPIFSGQDLQHPPNHGS encoded by the exons AtgtcacatggtggaggaggtggtgatgATTTGGTAGTAGTCCTGTATGTGTTTGTGACCCGTGCCCACGGGAAAAGCTTTTCTTATTATTGGAATGTTTTTGGTCtttttctcctctgttctgtctgcCAGGATAACATTGGGCACCGACTGCTTCAGAAACATGGCTGGAAGCTGGGGCAAGGACTGGGCAAAACCATGCAGG gacGCACCGACCCTGTGCCCATCATCCTTAAATATGATGTTATGGGGATGGGACGCATGGAGATGGAG ttggatGTTGCCGAAGATGCTACAGAGAAGAGGAAAGTgctggaggtggagaaggaagtcACAGAGGAATTACAGCAGAAATACAAG GACCAGGTGGAAAAGGAGAAGGCCATCGCCAAAGCCCTGGAAGACCTGCGGGCCAACTTTTACTGTGAGCTGTGTGAGAAACAGTACCAGAAGCACCAAGAGTTTGACAACCACATCAACTCGTACGACCACGCTCATAAGCAG AGGCTTAAGGAGCTGAAGCAGAGGGAGTTTGCGAGAAACGTGTCATCACGCTCCAGGAAGGGTGGGAAGAAGCAGGAGAAGATGCTACGCAGGCTGCATGAGCTGGCTGAGCAGAGGAAACAGCAGAACCG TACCCCGGGAAGTGGTCCCATGTTCAAACCCACCACCGTGGCAGTAGATGGGGAGAAGGGTGAAGAGGGGAGTGCTGTAACCCCTGAGTATGTCCCCCCTGCAGACACTGCCATGGAGGGCCTGTCAGTGGAGGAGAAGAGCAGTGGGGGTCAGGCCTCCCCCAAACCAGCCCCCACCGTCAGCTTCTCCCTGGGGAAGAGCAGCTCATCCCCGGCCGGGGCCTCTAAGGTCAGCGTGTccttctcctttgccaagaaacCCCCGGTGAAGCTGGAGACGGTCGCAGCAGTGTTCGCTAAACTCCATCAGGAtgacgaggaggaggggggacaggaggagggaggggagaaggccGCGGGACAGGAGGAGACCTCCGGCTGCAGCACCGAGAGCCccaagggaggaggaggggggaatggaACAGCAGggccagaggaggaggaggaccagcaGGAGGAACAACTACATCAAGAACAACcagagcaggaggaagaggatgatggcGCCTCCCTAGCCTCCACTCTCAACAAGctgaagatgatgatgaagaagGAGGAAGGCTGGGCCGGCCAGGAGCCTGAGTACTACCACTACATCCcaccaactcactgcagagtcAAACCCCGCTTCCAGTTCCTGGTGTTCATGAAGGCCACAGACCAGTGTGAGATCAGGGAgcaagaagaagatgaagaagagaaggaagaaaaGGTGGTAGCAGAGGTTTCTGAGCAGACACAGCCAAAGGCTACTGAGTGCAAATCAGAGGAGCCAGAGAGAACTCCTGCAGCTCCAGTCACAGAGCCCAGTCCTACTCCCACAGTCACAGAGCCCACTCCTACTCCCACATCACCTAAACTGAAGACTGAAGAGGTCTCTGCCAGCTTCACAGACCCTCCTCCCACAACGGCCCCCACGCTAGAACCAGACAACAAGCAGGAGGCCCCACTCCCAGTCCCAGAGCCCAACTTGGGCCCCAAAATCCCCACCGGTCCCTTCTTCCTGGTCCTGAGCAAAGACGAGAGCACCACTCTGCAGTGGCCCTCGGAGCTGCTGGATTTTACCAAGGCTCAGCCCGCCCTCTCTTACAGCTGCAACCCCCTGTACTTCGACTTCAAACTGTCCCGCAACAAAGGGGCCCGTGCTGGACGAGCAGCAAAGTCCTCCAAGCCCGCTGGTGAAGGAGCTGAGAAAAAAAACAATCCTGAGGCAGCTGCTGCAGTCAATGAGGGgaatgctgctgccaccaccaccccTGGGCCCAGCACTGACAACACTGGTAAGGAGCAGCCCTCCTTAAAAATAGAGGGTTCCCAAGGGGAGACTGAGGAGCAAAAGCTACAGAGTAGCACAAGCGGagccaagaagaagaaaaagaagaagaagcatAAGAAATCTGGCAAAGGCTCCAAGCGCAAAGAAAAAGAGAAGGGAGCCGTAGTGGACGGGGACGCGGAAACTGAGATCCTAGGAGAGAGAaccaaaaagaagaaaaaacacaaacgaaagaagagcaaaaacaaaggtgaggagggggaagaaggaggtggtggtggtgataaggaAAAGCCTAAAGAGGATAAAGCAGTAGCCGCAACGGTTTCTAGTGCTCCCCCAGCACCAACAGGAACGGAACCTGGGAAGAGGAAACGACCAGCCAAAGAAGCACTTCAGAAGTCCGGGGCAGAGGAAGGTGGGGCAGGGAAAGGTTCTGACGAGGCCAAGCCCTCTGAGGAGCACAACGGCACCAAGCGTCTGAAGACAGACCCCAGCGCCCCACCCAGCGCTTCCTGCTCCTCCTCGGCCCAGAAGAGCCCCGGGCCAGGCAGACCACCCAGCAGTGAGAGTGAGGAGGAAGGAGGTGGAGGCTCTGCTTCCCGATCCAGCCGCCGTAGATCCACACCCCGGGAGGGGCGCCGGCACCAGAGCGAGGACTCCGGCCGCTCCCGAAGCCACTCGTCGCGTCGGGGAGACGGGCGAGGGAGCAGCCGGCGGCGGCACCGTGGCCAGGCCTCCCGTAGCCAGTCAGACTCCAGCAGTTCAGAGCGCTCCTCGAGCGCCTACAGCCGGCGCAGCCGCAGCTACTCAGACAGTTACAGTGACGACAGTGACGGGGGGCGCCACCGGAGACACTCTAAACGCTCCTCTGACTCCGAGTACGATCGACGGGGAAGCGGCGGGCGGCGGCGCTCCAGGAGACGTCACTACTCGTCCTCGTCCTCTGAGGACTCTCGCTCCCGCTCACGCAGCCACAGCCGCAGGAAGAGGCACCAGCGGCGGCACCGGAGCAGCTCTCGGAGCTCTAGCAGCAGGAGCCGCAGCAGCAGCGCCAGGTCATGGAGACGCAGCTACAGCCGCAGTCACAGCTCAGCCAGCCGCTCCTCCAGCTCCACCAAGGGCTCCCCTCACCGAGGCCGGGGGGGCCACAGGGGCCGGGCAGACAGCGCCACACGGCGTCGAGACTTCAACCGCTCCTGCATCTACCGCTCCCAGTCCCCCCGCTCTGCCTCATCACGAGCCCCAAACCGCAACAGCAGCTCCCAGAGCCAGAGGGCAGGGGGGTCccgggaaggaggaggagaccagaggaacTCTTCCTCACACTTCACCGCCCGCCAGCTTCTGGATAAGATCCAGTCCAGGAAGGGATCTGATGTCCCAACCACAGGGACCAAGACTGGCGCCAAGATCAAGGACCCACCATCGGGCTACTTTGGGCCCAAACTGCCTCCAGCTCTGGGCAATAAGTCCATGCTGCCCCTGTTCGGTAAGCTGCAGGCAGGGAAGAAATTCCCTGCGATCCCCCTGACCCGGCCTGATGGTGGAGAGAAGTCATCAGCAGGGAAAGGTTCAGATGCTGGGGCAGAGGTCATCCTGATGGAGCCCATCCGGGAGTTCCCCCCACCGCCTCCCCCTCAACCAGCTCATAAGAAAGTGGAGGAGACGGTAGTAGTAGTTCAGGAGGCCCGCCACCTCACCCTGGACGCACGGGTTCTTCATGAGACCCGGCCGTTGTTCCATCAGGAGCCCTCCATGCTGATGCCCCCATACCAGGGCGAGCCGGGACAGGACCCCTCCCAGAACCCCATGATGGAGCCCCTCATGCCCGACATGCAGCAGCAGCCTCCCCCCATGCACGCCTACCCCAACTACCCCCCGCCCAGCCTGGATGAGGAGGACATGGGCATGGAGGCAGAGGAGGACGGTCTGGCCCCGCTGGAGAGCCAGCCCATCACCTTCACCCCAGAGGAGATGGAGAAGTACGGCAAGCTGCAGCAGGCCGCCCAGCAGCACATCCAGCAGCAGCTCCTGGCCAAGCACATCAAGACCTTCCCTTCAGCCGCAGCAGCACAGGCTGCAGCGAACATGGCTGCAGCAGCGAACCATCTGCAgccggccccccccccccccccagc gcagaTGATCCAGATCCACCAGCCTGCTGTGTCTGCAGCCTCGGCTACCTCCCTCACCACAGTACAACACCTCATCCAGCAGCACCATGCTGCTCAGGCTGCAGCCATGGGCATCCACCCACACGGACCCCACCCACACCCCCAGTTAGCCCAGGTCCACCACATCCCCCAGCACCACCTCACCCCCATCTCCCTATCTCACCTGGGACACTCTCTAGGCCACACTCTGGGCCACCAGTTGGGAGTGGGACACGCTGGACTGATCCCTGCCCACCACACGGCCTTCCTCTCTGGCCAGCCCATACACATTATCCCAGCCTCAGCACTTCATCACCACAGCCCCTTAGCCCTCCACCACATACCACACTCATCCCTCTACCCAACGCTGTTCGCCCCCCGGCACACTAACGCCGCTGCGGCAGCCGCACTGCAGCTCCACCCCTTCCTGCACCCCATTTTCTCAGGGCAGGACCTCCAGCACCCCCCTAACCACGGCTCCTGA